GCATGCCGTCGGTGACGGCCAGCGCAACAGCAGGCATGTCCGAAACTGTACGCACCATGTCGTTTCCGACACTCGTGCGGGGTGCCGTCGAGGGGACAGGATGCGCGTGTCAGGCCGCGGCGGATCAACAGCGCAGCGGACGTTCGCAGGTACAGGAGCAGTCTTATGAGGTCAGGTCAGCTGGTGGCGGTGTTCGGCGCGTACGGTCACACCGGGCGGTTCGTGCTCGCGGAGCTGGCGGCACGGGGGTTCGTCCCGGTGCCCTCCGGACGCAACGCACAGGCGCTCAAGGAACTGGCCGACGAGCACGGCCTGGAGGCCCGTGTGGCATCGGTCGAGGATGGGGCCTCGCTGGATGGGGCCCTGGCGGGCACGGTGGCGGTCATCAACTGTGCGGGCCCCTTCGCGACGACCACCGGCCCGGTGATCGAGGCCGCGCTCCGCGCGAAGATCCCGTACCTGGACGTGGCCGCCGAGTTGGAGGCCAACCTCGACACCTTCGCCCACTACCGGGAACGGGCTCGGGAAGCGGGCGCGGTGATCGTCCCGGCCATGGCCTTCTTCGGCGGTCTCGGCGACCTGCTGGCCACCGCGGCGATGGGCGACTGGACAACGGCCGACGAGGCCCACATCGCCTACGCGCTCAGCAGCTGGCACCCCACCGCAGGCACCCGCCTGTCCGGGGCCGTCTCCCGCGAGCGCCGTGGCGACGTGCGCCTGCGCTACCGCGGCGGGCAGTGGGAACAGCGCACCGACGCCGCGCCCACCCTCAAGTGGACCTTCCCGGAACCGATGGGAGTCCGGGCGGTGATCGGGGAGTTCACGATGGCGGACGTCGTCACCGTCCCCCAGCACCTGCCCATCCCCGACGTGACCACCTATATGACCGCCGAGGCGGTCCGCGACGTCGCCGCCGCCCACACACCGGCCCCGACCGCCGTCGACGCCGGCGGCCGCTCGGACCAGACGTTCCTCGTCGACGCCGTCGTCCGCTCCGGCGGTACCGAGCGCCGGGCCACGGCCGGCGGTCAGGACATCTACGCCGTCACCGCACCGCTCGTCGTCGAGGCACTCGAACGCGTCCTGACGGGCCGCACCAGGACCATCGGCGTCGCCTCCGCCGGCGAGATCTTCGACGCCCCGGACTTCCTGCGCGCACTCGCCCCGCACATCACGCTCGGCCTCCACCTGCCCAACGCCTGACTGCAACACTCCAAGTCACCGTGAGTCACATTCCAACGGGTCGTGCGTGGGGAATCCCGGACGGCCGCCCACAAGCTCCGACGGTGCTCACGACCGCGCCCCCGACGTGCCCTTCCTTCGGTCCCGGCGCGCGACCCAGAAAACAGGCAGAGCCCACCTGGCGCGCCGCGAAGGCCGCGAAGGCGCGCCGGGACACTCATGCGATCTCGAGCACATCACTGACCGGCCGACGAGGCGTCGGGGGGCCCGCCGGACCGTAGCCGAGTCGGATCACCATCTGGACGTGTCCCATCGTCGAGATCGGGTCGCGCACGGCCCAGCGCAGTTCCGGCCATTCGAGCGCCTGGGACGTCAGTGAGCAGGCCAGCCCGTCCAGGGTGGCCTGCAGGAGGACGCGCTCCATGGCCTGACCGGCGAGGAGCCAGTCCTCTGGTTCATCTCCCGCGGTACCCAGCAGGGCGAGACAGGGGTGCTTCTCAAAGGCTGCGGTGTCACGGCCGGGAACCGCCCGTCCGAGGGCGAAGTCCCGCACCGGAGCGGTGACGTCATACTGCCGTGGGCCGAATGCTCGCGCGGGAATGCCCTGCTTCGGTGCCATGGCGTCCTCGGAGCCTGTGAAAGTCCAGTGGGCCAACTCCTCGCGCACTTCAGCGTCCAGAGCCTCACGGCTCTCCGCATCGTGTACCAGGCTCAGTAGCTCCTGCAGATGCCAGGCCTCGGGAATGTGAAGCCGTGCTCCCTCCAGCCGGGCGGCGGCTCGCAGCCCGTCGAGCACGGCATCGGGGACTCGCTCGTCGGTGAAGGGGAAACGGCTGGTGTGGCGGCGGCGAATAGCGGGATGCAGGACGGCGAGGTCGTCGTCGCGCCGTACGGGTTGGTCGAGGCGTACCTCGGCGAGAAGCCAGGGGTCGTCGGGGGCGGGCAGGAGCGTGGTCTGCGGTTCCCTGCCGATACGGGCTGCGGCCACCCGCAGGTTGAACAGAGCGGCACCGCAACCCAGGTGCAGGGCACGGTTCCGCGGGTCGGCTTTCTCCATCACCCGTGACGAATCGCCGCGAAGCAGCATCGTGCCAAGGTCGTTGCGGTAGCGGAAGGCCCACGGCTGGGCGTTGTGCATGGACGGAGCCAGCCCGGCTTCCTCGACGAGCGCGGCAATCGCGTTCGCATCAAGGGATACAGCGGTCACGACGTCCTCCTGTCCGCGCTCCACGTCAATCGTGAGCGATGACGGCCACCGGCACGGTGGCATGGTGGATGACGGCATGGGCCACGTGGCCCAGGTGTCCGCCTACCGGGGGCCGTCGGATCCGGCGGCCGACCACGACCAGGTCCGCGTCTTCGGCCTCGCACAACACCTGCTCGGCTGGAGCGCCCACCAGCGCCCTCTCCTCGACTTTCACCGTGGGGTACCTCTGCCGCCACGGCTGCATCACGTCGCCGAGTCTTCGACCCACCGTGCCCGCCACCTCCCGGATGACGCCCGGATCCAGCATGGGTGCGTATCCGAAGGCGAAGGGCAGGGTCCATCCGTGTACGGCCCGCAGGCCGCACCCGCGCCGCGCTGCCTCGTCGAAGGCGAACTCGAGCACGGATGCGCCCGTCTCGTGGATGTCCACTCCCACGATCACGCCCCGCTCGTGCGCCGACCGTTCAGGATCCGCTTCGGTGAGCGTCGAGGCCCGGACAAGCACAACCGGAGTGTCGGTCACTCCGATCGTGGCCATCGTGGTCGAGCCGAGCAGGAAGCCCGTGACCGTGCCGAGCCCACGTGACCCGAGCACCAGCAGTTGTGCACCGGCCGCCTCGATGCCGAGAGCGGCGGCTGTTCGCCCGGTCAGCCGTCGAGAGGTGACGTTCAGTAGAGGGTGCCGTTGCCGGAGGTCGTCGACCGCCTCTTCCAGGAGGTCATCGGCCCACTCGCGATGACCTTCCCGGTCGCTCGTGGGCAGTTCCACGATGGCGGGGATGAGCCACTCCTCGACGTGCACCAGGCTCAGGGGCGCACCTCGCAGAAGTGCTTCCGCAGCCCCCCATTCTGCGGCGGCGCGGCTCTCGGGGAAACCGTCCAGCCCTACGACCACCGGTCGAGTCATCGCCGTGACCTCCTTGGCCCTCCGCGTCGGACAGGCTTCCAGCCTCCCTGCCCAGCAGCCTTCGGATGCAGGGGCCGAGGGTCCCCCGCCGGGGCCGAACGGCCCTGGGCGTCGCGCACCTGCCGGCTCACTCGGTGAAGTGGCCGCTCATCCGCCTGGTGACGCCCCGGTCGCACACACCACGGACAGTGCCCGAACGTCCCAGCGACGGGCACCATCCGGCCCCAGCCCGGCTCGTACCGAGACAGCCACGATACGAACGACAAACGTATCCCGGGCCGCGGACCGCACGTCCAGCCCCAGCCGTCGAAGCAGGTGAGCGGCGATGATGTTCTGGTACGACAACGACATGGGGGATGGGGCCTGTTCGCCATGTCCGTGAGCATGATTCTTTTCTGGGTGCTCGTCATCGGCGTGGTGTTCCTGCTCGTCCGGGACCTGACTCGGCCCCGAAGTCACGGCTGTACCCCCCGCTCCACACCAGAGGAGATTCTCGACGACCGACTGGCCCGCGGGGAGATCAACGAAGAGGAATACCGACGGCGCCTGAACGCCCTGCGCACCGGGCTCGGACAGACGTGACCATCCGGGCGTACCCGCAGGGAGAGGGCTCCATGACGACGCGGGACGGAGCGACTGTGTGACGCACCACGAAGCCCGAGCCGCATCGGTCACAGGAAGGCCGCCGACGGGCTTGGCGTGGGAGGAAGCAACGCGCCGGCTGGACCTGTACGGCAGCAACGAGGTGGAGGCACGCCGCAGCGTGCCACTTCATGCTCGTGTCCTGGCACAGCTCCGTGATCCCCTGATCACGGTGCTGCTCGGCGCGGTCGTCCTCACCATCGCGATCGGAGATCACCCGGATGCGGTGGTCATCGCCCTCGTCATCGTGGTGAACACCACCGTCGGTGTCGTGCAGGAGGTCAGGGCCGACCATGCGGTGGCCGCGCTCTCGGCCCTGTCAGCGCCGACCGCGCGTGTCCTGCGAGACGGCGCCGGGTGTGCGGTGCCGGCGGCGGACGTCGTTCCGGGAGACGTGCTGCTTCTGAGTGAGGGTGACATCGTGGCCGCCGACGCCCGGCTCTTGGAGAGCTCAGCACTGCTCGTCGACGAGTCCATGCTCACCGGAGAATCCGTACCGGTCGAGAAGGACGTACGGGCAAGCGGCTCCGAGGCGACTACGCTGAGCGCCGGTACGGTCGCGCTCCGAGGCAGGGCCGTTGCCGAGGTGACAGCCACGGGCTCGGCCAGTGCGCTTGGCCGCATCGCTGCGCTCTTGGAGAGGCGAGCGGAACCGACGCCCTTGCAGCGGCGGCTTGCGGCCCTGGGCCGGATCCTTGCCCTGGTCACTCTGGCGCTGTGCCTGCTGGTGTTCGGGCTCGGTCTGATCCGGGGTCTGGCACCCACGACCATGGCGGTGACGGCGATCAGTCTTGCCGTCGCAGCCGTCCCGGAGTCGCTGCCCGCGGTCGTCACCCTGGCCCTGGCCCTCGGTGCGCGACGAATGGCAGCCCGTCATGCAGTGGTGCGCAGGCTACCGGCGGTGGAGACACTGGGGTCCGTGACCGTTCTTGCCACCGACAAGACCGGCACGCTGACCGAGGGCAGCATGATGGTCGAGCGCGTCTGGACGCCACACGGCTCCGTCGAATTCACCGGGCTCGGCTACGCACCGCAGGGCGACGTCCTCGTCGACGGCCGAGCGGCGACAGCCGGGCAGCTCGGCTCTGTACGGGAACTGCTGACCGCCGCGGCACTGTGCAACGACGCCGAGCTCCGGCCGCCGGTCGACACGTCCGACGACGCGGGCAGCCGGTGGACGGCTTTGGGCGATCCCACCGATGCGGCACTGCTCACAGCGGCAGCCAAGGCGGGCTGCGACGACCGACACCTCCTCAGGGACAGATACCCCAGGACCGGCGAAGAGCCCTTCGACAGCCTCCGAAAGCGGATGACCACGGTGCACACCACACCACCCGGACACCTGCTGATCTGCCTGAAAGGGGCACCGGAAGCCGTACTCACCCCCGACGTGGTCGAAGAATCAGCAGCACTTCTCGAGCGCGCGCGGCACGAGGCGGCGCTGCTGGCCTCCCGCGGTTACCGCGTCATCGCAGTGGCATCCGGCACCCTGGCCGAGACGCCGACCTCGGCGTCGACCGCCGAGCACGGCCTGAAACTCCTCGGCCTGGCCGCGATGAGCGATCCCCCGAAACCCGCGGCCACCACCACTCTGGCCGCCTGCCGAGCAGCAGGCATCACACCGGTGCTGGTCACCGGGGACCACCCGGCGACCGCTCGCTCCGTCGCCGTGCGCGTCGGGCTTCTGGACTCGGCGTCCGGCGATGGCGCCGTCGCCACGGGGCTGGACCTGATCACGGGAAGGATCCTCGATCCAACGGCCGTGACGGTCTTCGCCCGCACGGACCCGCAACAGAAGCTGGACATCGTCGAGGCATGGCACGAGCGCGGCCATGTGACCGCGATGACCGGTGACGGCGTCAACGACGGCCCCGCGCTGCGGGCGGCGGACATCGGCGTCGCCATGGGGCGCCGCGGCACGGAGGTCGCCCGGCAGGCGGCCGACCTGGTACTCACCGACGACGAGCTGGCTACCGTGGTGGCCGCGGTCGAGGAG
This DNA window, taken from Streptomyces sp. SCSIO 30461, encodes the following:
- a CDS encoding saccharopine dehydrogenase NADP-binding domain-containing protein; protein product: MRSGQLVAVFGAYGHTGRFVLAELAARGFVPVPSGRNAQALKELADEHGLEARVASVEDGASLDGALAGTVAVINCAGPFATTTGPVIEAALRAKIPYLDVAAELEANLDTFAHYRERAREAGAVIVPAMAFFGGLGDLLATAAMGDWTTADEAHIAYALSSWHPTAGTRLSGAVSRERRGDVRLRYRGGQWEQRTDAAPTLKWTFPEPMGVRAVIGEFTMADVVTVPQHLPIPDVTTYMTAEAVRDVAAAHTPAPTAVDAGGRSDQTFLVDAVVRSGGTERRATAGGQDIYAVTAPLVVEALERVLTGRTRTIGVASAGEIFDAPDFLRALAPHITLGLHLPNA
- a CDS encoding Acg family FMN-binding oxidoreductase, yielding MTAVSLDANAIAALVEEAGLAPSMHNAQPWAFRYRNDLGTMLLRGDSSRVMEKADPRNRALHLGCGAALFNLRVAAARIGREPQTTLLPAPDDPWLLAEVRLDQPVRRDDDLAVLHPAIRRRHTSRFPFTDERVPDAVLDGLRAAARLEGARLHIPEAWHLQELLSLVHDAESREALDAEVREELAHWTFTGSEDAMAPKQGIPARAFGPRQYDVTAPVRDFALGRAVPGRDTAAFEKHPCLALLGTAGDEPEDWLLAGQAMERVLLQATLDGLACSLTSQALEWPELRWAVRDPISTMGHVQMVIRLGYGPAGPPTPRRPVSDVLEIA
- a CDS encoding universal stress protein, giving the protein MTRPVVVGLDGFPESRAAAEWGAAEALLRGAPLSLVHVEEWLIPAIVELPTSDREGHREWADDLLEEAVDDLRQRHPLLNVTSRRLTGRTAAALGIEAAGAQLLVLGSRGLGTVTGFLLGSTTMATIGVTDTPVVLVRASTLTEADPERSAHERGVIVGVDIHETGASVLEFAFDEAARRGCGLRAVHGWTLPFAFGYAPMLDPGVIREVAGTVGRRLGDVMQPWRQRYPTVKVEERALVGAPAEQVLCEAEDADLVVVGRRIRRPPVGGHLGHVAHAVIHHATVPVAVIAHD
- a CDS encoding SHOCT domain-containing protein; translation: MILFWVLVIGVVFLLVRDLTRPRSHGCTPRSTPEEILDDRLARGEINEEEYRRRLNALRTGLGQT
- a CDS encoding cation-translocating P-type ATPase is translated as MAWEEATRRLDLYGSNEVEARRSVPLHARVLAQLRDPLITVLLGAVVLTIAIGDHPDAVVIALVIVVNTTVGVVQEVRADHAVAALSALSAPTARVLRDGAGCAVPAADVVPGDVLLLSEGDIVAADARLLESSALLVDESMLTGESVPVEKDVRASGSEATTLSAGTVALRGRAVAEVTATGSASALGRIAALLERRAEPTPLQRRLAALGRILALVTLALCLLVFGLGLIRGLAPTTMAVTAISLAVAAVPESLPAVVTLALALGARRMAARHAVVRRLPAVETLGSVTVLATDKTGTLTEGSMMVERVWTPHGSVEFTGLGYAPQGDVLVDGRAATAGQLGSVRELLTAAALCNDAELRPPVDTSDDAGSRWTALGDPTDAALLTAAAKAGCDDRHLLRDRYPRTGEEPFDSLRKRMTTVHTTPPGHLLICLKGAPEAVLTPDVVEESAALLERARHEAALLASRGYRVIAVASGTLAETPTSASTAEHGLKLLGLAAMSDPPKPAATTTLAACRAAGITPVLVTGDHPATARSVAVRVGLLDSASGDGAVATGLDLITGRILDPTAVTVFARTDPQQKLDIVEAWHERGHVTAMTGDGVNDGPALRAADIGVAMGRRGTEVARQAADLVLTDDELATVVAAVEEGRRVYDNIRRFLVYALAGGTAEIMVMLIGPMFGLPLPLRAGQILWINLLTHGLTGVAVGAEPVSPEAMRRPPRPPSQHVLGHGLWQRVLFLGTVVTAACLIAGLAAKSMAAPWQSVLFLSLLTAQLGVVLGLRGRLFTSDNPFLPLSVVASAALGLAALYTPFLRSILETEPLGWMECAAAMVVGLVGFMAARMTGRPRVKRLFTDR